The following are encoded in a window of Desulfonatronovibrio magnus genomic DNA:
- the acs gene encoding acetate--CoA ligase alpha subunit, with translation MTDNQLHAMFNPESVAVIGASAKPGKIGHSILKNMLGAGFKGKIYPVNPKATTILNLEAVNDIEDLPDEIDLAVITIPRKLVIPSIEKLGSKNTKSAIVITAGFKEIGGKGYYLEQELIEVAQKYEMAVLGPNCLGMINTHGMVNASFAAGKPEQGNIAFFSQSGALCVAILDWALGENIGFSKFVSLGNKAVLDEADMIAYLGKDSQTDVILGYIENVSNGQRFVQEAVQHSNEKPIIIIKSGTTSAGAKAASSHTGAIAGSDQAYTSAFQKAGIIRAHDVETLFNLARAFSTQPLPTGPSLAIVTNSGGPGIMAADACEKSSLSMARISAASIDKMKEFLPSYASLYNPIDIIGDAGAQRYIQTMETVIQDNNVNALLVLLTPTSSAADEIDEICHGIVKLCQNTSKPVFACFMGKKIISIGEKILMDGNVPCYSFPEPAIRCMEQMYKHYQWKNNPCPLPSRVERDKGRAALIMDRVKKSGQSDIVEFQAQEILQAYNLPVPKTALARSSHEAVELAEKFGYPVVLKIASPNISHKTDVDGVKIGLQTSEEVRKVFLEITGRSARLRPDAHIAGCLVQEMAPKNCKEVIVGFKRDEQFGPLIMFGLGGIYVEVLKDISFRLAPVTKDDAQKMIREIKSYMLLKGFRGDLPIDFNAVEDIILTMSQMSMDFPEIYEAEFNPILVNSEQAIVADVRMTLG, from the coding sequence ATGACCGATAACCAACTCCACGCCATGTTCAACCCGGAAAGCGTGGCTGTAATCGGAGCATCAGCAAAGCCTGGAAAGATTGGACACAGCATACTCAAAAATATGCTGGGAGCAGGATTTAAGGGAAAAATCTACCCGGTTAACCCCAAGGCCACAACTATTCTGAACTTAGAGGCAGTAAATGATATTGAAGACCTGCCCGATGAAATAGATCTTGCTGTAATTACCATCCCCCGCAAACTTGTCATTCCTTCCATTGAAAAACTCGGCTCCAAGAATACAAAATCTGCAATTGTTATAACCGCAGGTTTCAAGGAAATTGGAGGCAAAGGCTATTATCTTGAGCAGGAACTTATAGAAGTCGCCCAAAAATATGAAATGGCAGTGCTTGGGCCTAACTGCCTGGGGATGATTAATACCCATGGCATGGTTAACGCCTCTTTTGCCGCAGGCAAGCCAGAACAGGGCAATATTGCTTTTTTTTCTCAGTCTGGAGCCCTGTGTGTGGCTATCCTGGACTGGGCTCTCGGAGAGAATATTGGTTTTTCCAAATTTGTAAGCCTTGGAAATAAAGCAGTTCTGGACGAAGCTGACATGATTGCCTACCTCGGAAAAGATTCCCAGACCGACGTCATTCTGGGATATATAGAAAATGTCAGCAATGGCCAAAGGTTTGTCCAGGAAGCAGTCCAGCACAGTAATGAAAAGCCCATTATTATTATCAAGTCCGGAACGACATCAGCCGGTGCCAAGGCTGCGTCTTCTCATACAGGAGCCATTGCAGGTTCAGATCAGGCATACACTTCAGCCTTTCAAAAGGCTGGTATTATCAGAGCTCATGATGTAGAAACCCTGTTTAATCTTGCCCGGGCCTTTTCTACGCAGCCACTGCCCACAGGACCCAGCCTGGCAATAGTTACCAATTCAGGTGGACCAGGCATAATGGCTGCTGATGCCTGTGAAAAGTCTTCCCTTAGCATGGCCAGAATTTCTGCTGCCAGCATTGACAAGATGAAGGAGTTTCTGCCCTCTTATGCATCACTTTATAACCCTATTGACATCATAGGAGATGCCGGGGCTCAGAGATACATCCAAACCATGGAAACTGTAATCCAGGACAATAATGTCAACGCCCTGCTTGTACTCTTAACCCCAACTTCTTCTGCAGCTGATGAAATCGATGAAATCTGTCATGGTATTGTCAAGCTTTGTCAAAATACATCCAAGCCGGTATTTGCATGTTTTATGGGCAAAAAAATCATTTCCATCGGGGAAAAGATTCTCATGGATGGGAATGTACCCTGCTATTCTTTCCCTGAGCCTGCCATAAGATGCATGGAGCAGATGTACAAGCATTATCAGTGGAAAAACAACCCATGCCCTTTGCCCTCTCGTGTTGAACGTGACAAGGGACGAGCTGCACTTATAATGGATCGGGTCAAAAAAAGCGGACAAAGTGATATTGTGGAATTTCAGGCCCAGGAAATATTACAGGCCTACAATCTTCCAGTTCCCAAAACAGCTTTAGCCCGTTCCAGTCATGAAGCAGTAGAGCTTGCTGAAAAATTTGGATACCCAGTGGTTTTAAAAATTGCATCACCGAACATTTCTCATAAAACTGATGTTGATGGTGTTAAAATCGGTCTGCAGACATCTGAAGAAGTAAGAAAAGTATTTCTGGAAATAACAGGACGTTCTGCCAGGCTGAGGCCTGATGCTCATATTGCTGGTTGTCTGGTACAGGAAATGGCCCCAAAAAATTGCAAAGAGGTTATTGTAGGCTTTAAAAGAGATGAGCAGTTCGGCCCCCTTATCATGTTCGGCTTAGGAGGAATATATGTGGAAGTGCTAAAAGATATTTCATTTCGCCTGGCCCCGGTGACCAAGGATGACGCCCAGAAAATGATCAGGGAAATCAAGTCTTACATGCTTCTAAAGGGCTTCAGAGGGGATTTGCCTATTGATTTTAACGCTGTTGAAGACATCATTTTAACAATGTCGCAAATGTCCATGGATTTTCCAGAAATTTACGAAGCTGAATTCAATCCAATCCTGGTAAACTCTGAACAGGCAATCGTTGCTGATGTCAGAATGACACTGGGTTGA
- a CDS encoding phosphotransacetylase family protein → MVGLYIGSTFGFSGKNLITLALGKKFQDDGLNIGFMKPVGAIPKEIDGKMVDEDAYKTTQYLQIQSDPEKLTPVLVSQDFKMKAYTGECLLYKDDIKKAYEELSQNKELMMIGGSGSFLYSGKYCQLDGYNISRLLGSKVIIIDRYMRELNYDYLIAAKEVLGDDLIGVILNDVPEYFMQETKDFIVPMLQNRQVDVLGVIPHDDVLKAITIGDLATQLGGKIISMHTKSDQIIQSFLIGTMQIENFMTHFHRNKNVAVIVGGDRSDLQLVALEGNCPCLILTGNIYPNDIILTRSEVLGVPIIVAREDTFTVAQKMENILNRTKLREEVKINQGCQLVNENLDYATLYKGLGLDPK, encoded by the coding sequence ATGGTCGGACTTTATATTGGATCTACATTTGGTTTTTCAGGTAAAAACCTGATAACCTTGGCTCTTGGCAAAAAATTCCAGGACGATGGCCTCAATATTGGCTTTATGAAACCTGTAGGCGCTATTCCAAAAGAAATTGACGGAAAAATGGTTGATGAAGACGCTTACAAAACCACTCAGTATCTGCAAATCCAGTCTGATCCAGAAAAATTGACACCTGTTCTGGTCTCCCAGGACTTTAAAATGAAAGCCTACACCGGAGAGTGCCTGCTTTACAAGGACGATATCAAAAAAGCATATGAAGAGTTGAGTCAGAACAAGGAACTGATGATGATTGGAGGCTCAGGCAGTTTTCTTTATTCTGGTAAATACTGCCAGCTTGATGGCTACAATATTTCACGCCTTCTTGGTTCTAAGGTTATTATCATAGACAGATATATGCGGGAGCTTAATTATGATTACCTTATTGCTGCCAAGGAAGTCCTTGGAGACGATCTCATTGGCGTTATTCTCAATGATGTGCCTGAGTATTTCATGCAGGAAACCAAAGATTTTATAGTGCCAATGCTTCAAAACAGACAGGTTGATGTGCTGGGAGTTATTCCTCACGATGACGTCCTCAAGGCCATTACCATTGGAGACCTGGCCACCCAGCTCGGAGGAAAAATAATCTCCATGCATACCAAGTCTGATCAGATCATTCAAAGCTTTCTAATTGGTACCATGCAGATTGAAAACTTTATGACCCACTTCCATCGCAATAAAAATGTTGCCGTCATTGTGGGCGGTGACCGTTCTGACCTGCAGCTTGTTGCTCTGGAAGGTAATTGTCCTTGCCTTATACTTACAGGCAATATATACCCCAATGATATTATATTGACCAGGTCTGAAGTTCTTGGAGTTCCCATCATTGTGGCCCGTGAAGATACTTTCACAGTAGCACAAAAAATGGAAAACATCCTTAACCGGACCAAACTCAGAGAAGAAGTCAAAATCAATCAAGGATGTCAGCTTGTTAACGAAAATCTTGACTACGCCACTCTTTATAAAGGCCTGGGTCTTGACCCAAAATAA
- the tmcD gene encoding electron transfer complex subunit TmcD has product MINKSDWDWNPGTKIVVDSLNCPLLYVWREEPQVSPDGQKIASVINTGDYQFSVCENLRNWDVSFEKVWGLHYSPDGRLTAIVMQDDEWTICVDGQSWKEKFDYVWDIQFSSKGKSISAAIQKELRYGMCVNDQQWPELYINANNFTLSPDGNHSCAVIQTRAMEQADIFGFQQGCYSIAVDGKPWDSEFVNVWTPVFHPAQNSVAAQCRTSLYDYTIVENDRTWNKSFSSVWRPAFNPATSSVAAPVRDGKHWALAQDGEIVMKPGFVQMWHLCFSPTGHNWAVVAAPEFGKWTVAVGGIPWKTRFDNLVHELTYGPLGDRVAAVGKTRNNWHIVVDGQVWAGSFDMAWKPVFSPNEKHAAAKVEKRGKYSIIINGKVYPRDFSFVWDPVFNPDSSRIMIRGIVGHQYVRIIDKVK; this is encoded by the coding sequence ATGATAAATAAATCAGACTGGGATTGGAATCCAGGAACCAAAATAGTTGTTGACTCCCTTAACTGCCCTCTTCTTTACGTCTGGCGTGAAGAACCCCAGGTCAGTCCTGACGGTCAAAAAATTGCATCGGTAATCAATACCGGAGACTATCAGTTCAGCGTCTGCGAAAATCTTCGTAACTGGGATGTTTCATTTGAAAAAGTCTGGGGGCTGCACTACAGTCCTGATGGCAGGCTGACCGCCATTGTCATGCAGGATGATGAATGGACAATTTGCGTAGATGGTCAGAGCTGGAAGGAAAAGTTTGACTATGTATGGGACATTCAGTTCAGCAGTAAGGGGAAGAGTATCTCAGCTGCAATTCAAAAAGAATTGCGTTATGGGATGTGTGTTAATGATCAACAATGGCCAGAATTATATATCAATGCCAACAATTTCACCTTAAGTCCTGATGGCAACCATTCCTGTGCGGTAATTCAGACAAGGGCCATGGAGCAGGCTGATATATTCGGCTTTCAACAGGGCTGTTATTCCATTGCTGTAGATGGAAAGCCATGGGACTCAGAGTTTGTCAATGTCTGGACTCCGGTATTTCATCCAGCTCAAAACAGTGTGGCCGCTCAGTGCAGAACCTCTCTTTATGACTATACCATAGTTGAAAATGATCGTACATGGAATAAATCTTTCTCCAGTGTCTGGCGACCTGCTTTTAATCCTGCCACATCATCCGTTGCTGCTCCTGTGCGTGATGGCAAGCACTGGGCCCTGGCCCAAGATGGTGAAATAGTCATGAAGCCTGGGTTTGTTCAGATGTGGCACCTCTGTTTTTCTCCCACAGGACATAATTGGGCAGTTGTAGCTGCTCCTGAATTCGGCAAGTGGACAGTAGCAGTAGGAGGCATTCCCTGGAAGACCAGGTTTGACAATCTTGTTCATGAGCTGACCTATGGTCCTCTTGGAGATCGGGTCGCTGCTGTGGGTAAAACAAGGAATAACTGGCATATCGTTGTGGATGGCCAAGTATGGGCCGGATCTTTTGATATGGCCTGGAAACCAGTTTTCAGCCCTAATGAGAAACATGCTGCCGCTAAGGTTGAGAAAAGGGGGAAGTATTCCATCATAATTAATGGTAAAGTATATCCCCGTGATTTCAGCTTTGTCTGGGACCCGGTATTCAACCCTGACAGCTCCAGAATAATGATCAGAGGCATTGTAGGGCACCAGTATGTAAGGATTATTGACAAGGTCAAATAA
- the tmcC gene encoding TmcC family electron transfer complex membrane anchor subunit, giving the protein MHQLYEFVSGPLAWFAWAVFIFGSVGRIIHLVATSINKDPVVVNYFRLKYSLRSMAAWSIPFLPKNSRLHPVMTIVSFAFHICVVAVPLFALGHIILWEEYFGISLWALPDRAADIMTLIVLFSLAFFLIRRLTVKEVKYVSQFQDYLILLLVFMPFMTGYAAFHGWFDPQLIMILHILSAEILLICIPFTRLVHMIFAPFTRSYTASEFGGVRHVKDW; this is encoded by the coding sequence ATGCATCAATTATATGAATTTGTATCCGGCCCGCTGGCCTGGTTTGCATGGGCTGTATTTATCTTTGGCTCTGTGGGAAGAATTATTCATCTGGTAGCCACCAGCATCAACAAGGATCCAGTAGTTGTTAACTACTTCAGGTTAAAATACTCCCTGCGCTCCATGGCTGCCTGGAGTATACCCTTTTTACCGAAAAATTCACGTCTGCACCCAGTAATGACCATTGTGTCTTTTGCGTTTCATATCTGTGTAGTAGCAGTTCCCCTATTCGCCTTAGGGCACATTATTTTGTGGGAAGAGTATTTTGGTATCAGTTTATGGGCTCTGCCAGATAGAGCTGCTGATATAATGACTCTTATTGTTCTGTTTTCACTGGCCTTTTTCCTTATTCGCCGGCTGACTGTAAAAGAAGTCAAATATGTTTCCCAATTTCAGGATTATCTCATATTACTACTCGTTTTTATGCCTTTCATGACTGGATACGCTGCATTTCACGGCTGGTTTGATCCACAGCTTATCATGATCCTGCATATCTTGAGCGCCGAGATCCTTTTGATTTGTATCCCTTTTACCAGGCTGGTACATATGATCTTTGCCCCTTTTACACGATCTTATACTGCATCAGAATTTGGTGGTGTTCGTCACGTCAAGGACTGGTAA
- the tmcB gene encoding electron transfer complex ferredoxin TmcB, with protein MNTRQTKDPGLVQGAKKLDRDRIRKAINQVFYKEAGPRLRAYQHSCVRCGLCSPACHYFLSMDNDPAYSPVGKIKQTVWELLKPRREITPEFIVNAAQIAFTECNLCRRCSMYCPMGIDTAYQITLVRRLCHLLGVTPQYIQDTAHSHAATMNQMWVKEDEWIDSLQWQEEEARDELPMLRIPLEKNGADVFYSVIGPEPKFRSQLIYQAAVIMNVAQVDWTMPATPGWDNSDMAMYVGDYELMGRLKKVHFETALRLKCKKIVMGECGHAFRSVYDTGSRWLGWKEPPIPIVHAVQFYWELLNDGKIRVKEKFQEPVTFHDPCNIVRGMGLHEKAREVVNAFCENVVEMSPNREHNYCCCAGGGVINCGPPHKKTRILGNKIKAEQLKSTGVGIIIAPCHNCHGGLEDILHYYKVDMKIKFLGDIIYECMDKSSAQ; from the coding sequence ATGAATACCAGACAAACTAAAGACCCCGGACTGGTGCAGGGAGCCAAAAAGCTCGACCGTGACAGAATCCGTAAAGCTATAAACCAGGTTTTCTATAAAGAAGCAGGGCCAAGACTGAGAGCCTATCAACACTCCTGCGTGCGCTGCGGTCTATGTTCTCCGGCCTGTCATTACTTTCTGTCCATGGATAACGATCCTGCCTACAGTCCTGTTGGTAAAATCAAGCAGACTGTGTGGGAGTTATTAAAACCCAGACGCGAGATTACACCGGAGTTCATTGTCAATGCAGCCCAAATAGCTTTTACTGAGTGCAATCTGTGCAGACGCTGCTCTATGTACTGCCCCATGGGTATTGACACTGCCTACCAGATAACCCTGGTGCGTCGGTTGTGTCACCTGCTTGGTGTAACTCCTCAATACATCCAGGATACTGCTCACAGCCATGCGGCAACTATGAATCAGATGTGGGTAAAGGAAGACGAGTGGATTGACAGCCTGCAATGGCAGGAAGAAGAAGCGCGCGATGAACTGCCCATGCTGCGCATCCCTCTGGAAAAAAATGGAGCTGATGTATTTTATTCTGTCATCGGCCCTGAGCCGAAATTTCGCTCCCAGCTCATATATCAGGCTGCAGTCATTATGAATGTGGCCCAGGTAGACTGGACCATGCCTGCCACACCGGGATGGGACAACAGTGATATGGCCATGTATGTAGGCGACTACGAACTTATGGGCAGGTTGAAAAAGGTTCACTTTGAAACTGCTTTGCGACTAAAATGTAAAAAGATAGTAATGGGAGAATGCGGACACGCCTTCAGGTCTGTTTATGATACTGGTTCAAGGTGGCTGGGATGGAAAGAGCCTCCAATCCCCATAGTACATGCTGTTCAATTTTACTGGGAACTACTCAACGATGGGAAAATCAGGGTAAAGGAAAAATTTCAGGAGCCTGTAACCTTTCATGACCCCTGTAATATTGTGCGTGGCATGGGACTGCATGAAAAAGCTAGAGAAGTGGTCAACGCATTTTGTGAGAACGTAGTGGAAATGAGTCCCAACAGAGAACATAATTATTGCTGCTGCGCTGGTGGAGGAGTCATTAATTGCGGACCCCCTCATAAGAAAACCAGAATTTTGGGTAATAAAATCAAAGCTGAGCAACTTAAGAGTACCGGAGTTGGAATAATTATTGCCCCCTGCCATAATTGTCATGGAGGACTTGAAGATATTCTGCATTACTATAAAGTGGATATGAAAATTAAATTTCTTGGAGATATTATTTATGAATGTATGGATAAAAGCAGTGCTCAATAA
- the tmcA gene encoding acidic tetraheme cytochrome c3 TmcA, whose product MNVWIKAVLNKLFPALCILMAVLFLLPGLILSDDYRILFKDDTFVDPKRGPVIFDHDEHSLFYDCERCHHEYDEDGKLLEGVASIDLRCSDCHTLEGEGNILPLRQAYHVQCKSCHIEERSGPFTCAECHVR is encoded by the coding sequence ATGAATGTATGGATAAAAGCAGTGCTCAATAAACTGTTTCCGGCGTTATGTATTTTAATGGCCGTCCTGTTTCTCCTGCCGGGTCTTATCCTTTCTGACGATTACAGGATCTTATTCAAAGATGATACCTTTGTTGACCCCAAAAGGGGGCCGGTAATATTTGATCATGACGAACACTCTTTATTTTACGACTGCGAAAGATGCCATCATGAATACGATGAGGATGGAAAGTTGCTGGAAGGAGTTGCTTCCATAGATCTAAGGTGTTCGGACTGTCACACCCTGGAAGGTGAAGGTAATATTCTGCCTTTACGTCAGGCCTACCATGTACAGTGCAAAAGCTGTCATATAGAAGAGAGATCCGGTCCTTTCACCTGTGCCGAATGTCATGTACGATGA